CATAGCTCACCTCAACAACTTTTTCTGCTTTGCCAAAGCGGGCGGAAAGGAAAACAGCCAAACCGGTACCACTTAAAGCTCAACACCGGGAAACTCCCTCTGCTGGTGAATCAGCACCAAAGCAAATTGCGCGAAGTTTTATTCCGGTTAACGCGCAGCCTCAGGACCCTTCCGATTCTATAGAGATGCATGAGGACACTTAGATTGAATTATTCTCTTGGCAGACGCTGATAGAGGTTTGAACTTTTTGGGTAGGGTGTGATGGTGAGGTCTCACACATAAAATACTGGGAAAAAATCCGGCATTTTTATCAGAATTGGCAACAGCCGCCTAAATTTTCGACACTGTTACGGCCGGCCTGGAAAAATAAATTGAGGCAATTCTGCTGGATCTGGGGGCAGTCAAAATGAAAAAGCGGCCCAAAAGGGCCGCTTAAGAGAGGAAATCAGGCTTCCTCATTGGCCAAAAATAGCCAGGTATCCACAGCGGTATCAGGGTTCAGGGAAACACTGTCTATTCCCTCATCCATCAACCAGCGGGCGAAGTCTTTGTGGTCAGAGGGGCCCTGCCCGCAAATACCGACATATTTGCCGGCTTTCTTACAGGCCTGGATGGCACGTGACAGCAGTGCTTTCACTGCAGGATTGCGCTCATCGAACAGGTCTGCCACCAGGCCGGAATCGCGGTCCAGGCCCAGGGTAAGCTGGGTCAGATCGTTGGAGCCGATGGAGAAGCCATCGAAGTGCTGCAGGAACTCCTCGGCCAGCAAAGCATTGGAGGGCAGTTCACACATCATGATGACCTTGAGGCCACCCTCACCACGGCGCAGGCCGTTGTCCGCGAGTAGACCAACAACTTCCGCAGCCTCTTCCGGAGTGCGCACGAAGGGCACCATGATTTCCACATTGGTCAGGCCCATCTCGTCACGTACCTTCTTCAAGGCGCGACACTCAAGAGCAAAGCACTGACGGAAATCCTCTGAGCGGTAACGGGCAGCGCCGCGGAAACCGAGCATCGGGTTCTCTTCACTGGGCTCATACAGTTGGCCGCCGACCAAGTGCGCGTATTCATTCGACTTGAAGTCCGACAGGCGCACGATCACGCGGTTAGGCGCAAACGCAGCAGCCAGGGTAGCGATACCCTCAACCAGTTTTTCAACAATAAAGTCTTCCGGAGAGGCATAACCGCCAATGCGCTCACGGATATTCTGCTGCAGGTCTTCCGGCAAGCTGTCCAGCTCCAACAGGGCCTTTGGATGAATACCGATCATACGGTTGAGGATAAACTCCAAGCGCGCCAGGCCAACACCTTGGTTGGGCAAGTGGCTGAAGGCAAAGGCGCGATCCGGATTACCCACGTTGAGCATAATTTTGAAAGGCAGATCCGGCATTTCGGAAACTTCAGTTTCCTCACGCTGGAAATCCAGCTCACCAGACATCACGAAACCGGTATCACCTTCAGCACAGGACACAGTCACCGGAGTACCGCTTTCCAGTAGCTCAGTGGCATTGCCACAACCGACTACGGCAGGAATACCCAGCTCGCGGGCTATGATAGCGGCGTGACAGGTACGACCACCACGGTTGGTAACGATCGCACTGGCCTTTTTCAGAACAGGCTCCCAGTCTGGGTCGGTCATATCGGTCACCAGGACTTCACCGTCCTGCATCGCAGCCATATCTTCAACAGACTTCAGCTTGCGCACGCGACCGGCACCGATACGCTGGCCAATCGCACGCCCTTCGCATAGTACTTCGCCACGCTCTTGCAAACTGTAGCGCTCAATGCTGGTGCCTTGGTCACGGGAGCGCACTGTCTCCGGACGCGCCTGCACAATAAACAGCTCGCCGGTATCCCCATCTTTGGCCCACTCGATATCCATCGGGCGACCGTAGTGCTCTTCAATCTTGCGCGCCTGTACCGCCAGGCTGGTCAGCTCATCATCATTAAGAGCAAACCGCTGGCGGTCTTCTTCTGCGACCTCGACAGTTTTCACTGAGCGACCACACTCACCGCTCTGATCGTATACCATCTTAATCGCCTTACTACCGCGATTGCGGCGCAGTATTGCCGGGCGACCGGCATCCACAGCAGGCTTGTATAGGTAGAATTCATCAGGGTTTACCGCACCTTGCACAACAGTCTCACCCAGGCCGAAGGCCGCGGTAATAAAGATCACATCGCGGAAACCACTCTCGGTATCGAGGGTGAACATCACACCGGCAGCACCGGTTTCGCTGCGCACCATATGCTGGATACCGGCAGACAGGGCCACGCCCACATCTGCGTAACCGGTATGTACGCGGTAGGCAATAGCGCGATCGTTATAGAGGGAAGCGAATACTTCCTTCACCGCTTGTAGCACCGCATCGACACCACGAATGTTCAGGAAAGTCTCCTGCTGGCCCGCAAAAGAAGCATCCGGCAAATCTTCTGCAGTTGCGGAAGAGCGTACTGCCACAGCGGTCTCTCCACCACCCAGAGCATCGTAGCCATCGCGAATTTCTTTCTCGAGCTGTGCAGGGAAAGGTGTTTGCAAGATCCAATTACGAATTTCGTCTCCAGCCTTTGCCAGCTCCACAACATCAGCAACATCCAGCCCTTTCAGGCGCTCGGCGATTCGCTGCTCCAACTGCTCGTGGGCGAGGAAGGCCAGAAAGGCCTCCGCGGTGGTTGCGAAGCCGCCCGGCACACTCACACCAGCGCCGGCAAGAGAAGAGATCATCTCGCCGAGCGATGCGTTTTTACCGCCGACCTTGTCGACATCGTCCATACCCAGTTTTGCGAAGTCGATGGTGAAGTTCGTCAAGTGAAGCCCCTATGAAATCAGGTATTAGTGGGCGCTGATTATAAGGATGAGTCTTGTAAAAAATAGCCCGTAAAAAACACTGAAAATGTTGTAAATTTTCTACAAAAGATAGAACCCCAGAATAAAAGACCTTTCGCCCCACCCCTTTTATACTGAACGCCTCTTCGCCACCCGGCCCATGCCAACAGACAGAGAAGAAACATGGCAAAAGACAAGCGCACCGCCTTTTTTATTTCCGACGGAACCGGCCTTACCGTAGAGGCTATTGGTCACAGCCTCTTGGCCCAATTCCAGGACCAGCAAGTGGAACAGGTGACCCTGCCCTATATCGATTCCACCGAGAAGGTACAGCAAGCGCTCCAGCGTATAGGGAAAGTCGCCAAAGAATCCGGCCTGCAACCGATCATTATCACCAGTATTGTTTCAGATCAGATCCGCGATCAACTTCATCAGAGCCCCGCCCTGATGCTGGATGTTTTTGAAAATTATCTGACCCCACTGGCCAACCTGTTCGGTTGCGACCCGGCGCAAACCGTCAATGTTTCCCACGGTATCGCCGATAATCGCCGCTACAGTGAGCGCATTGAAGCTGTTCACTTCGCCATCGACAACGATGATGGGCGCAGAATCAGTGAGTTTGAGCAAGCGGATGTAATTCTTCTCGGCGTCTCCCGATCCGGCAAAACACCCACCTGCCTGTACCTGGCCCTGCAGTTCGGCCTGCGCGCCGCCAACTACCCCATTACCGAAGAAGATATGGATTCCACTACCCTTCCAAAAATATTGCGCCCTTATCGTCGCAAACTGTTTGGACTGACCATAGATCCAAAGCGTCTGATGCAAATCCGCCAGGAAAGACGCGCCAATAGCCGCTACGCTTCAAAGGAGCAGTGTGAATTTGAGGTGCGCCAGGTCGAGCAGATGTTGCGCCGGGCACAAGTGCCCTTCCTTAATGCCACACAGCTTTCGGTTGAAGAGCTCGCTACCCGCCTGATGTCCCAGGCAGGTATCGAGCGCAGAATTGACTAAAGAGCCACACGGCCTTTTCACATCGCCGTAAAATGTGTAGTGTGCGCCGTCTTCCGGACTGCCATGTTTTGATATATGCAAATTGTCTCCCTGCCCTACTCGCTGAACTCCGCAGCAGCCTTTGCCACCGTGTCGGACCTGCCCGCACCGGTGTGGCTCGATAGTGGCCGGCCGCTGAGTAGCGGGCGCTTTGACATTATCAGCGCAGATCCACTTAACAGTCTGGAGTTACATGCCGACAGTCATGAGCCTTTTTCGCAGCTTGACGATTTGATTTGCGAGCTGTGCCCCCAGGAACGGGACTCGCAACTGCCCTTTTGTGGTGGCGTAATTGGCTACGCGGGGTATGAACTTGGAGTGGAAGGTAACTACCTGCCGTCCGACAACCGCTCCACCGACTTGCCGGCAGGCTTTTTTGGCCTTTACGGCTGGGCCTATATCGCCGATCACCAACTGGGTAGTAGCCATTTGATATTTCACCCTGCCTGCCCTCCCAGGCAAGTGCGGGAAGTGAGCAAACGCTTTGCATCGGTGGAATGGGAAAAACCCCTGATCTCGGGCGAGTTCCGCCTGCTGGCACCTTTTGAGCACGAGCTCAGTGCCGAGGATTATCGCGCACGTATCGAGCGCATCCTCGAATATATCGCCGCCGGTGATGTCTACCAGGCAAACTTCACCCAACGGTTTTGCGCTCCCTACGAGGGTGACCTGTTGAGCGCCTACCTGGCCCTGCGCAGCCGGGCTGCAGGGCCCTTTTCCGCCTACATGGAACTGCCCCAGGGAAGCCTGCTGAGCATGTCACCAGAGCGCTTTATTCGCGCTGATGGTGGCAGCCTGCGCACAGAGCCCATCAAGGGCACCGCTGCCAGGGTTGCCGATCCAGCAGCTGACCAGAGAGCAGCTTTCACCCTGCAGAAAAGCCCCAAGGATCGCGCCGAGAACCTGATGATCGTGGACCTGCTGCGCAACGATTTCAGCAAACTGTGCCGCAGTGGCAGTGTGCGTGTGCCTGACTTGTTCCAGTTGGCAAGCTTTGCCAATGTCCACCACCTGGTCAGTGTTGTTACCGGAGAGATGCCGGAGGATTCCGCTTACAGCGACCTTCTTGCCGCCTGTTTTCCCGGCGGCTCTATTACCGGCGCCCCTAAACGGCGCTCGATGGAAGTTATCCGCGAACTTGAATCCAGCCCCCGTGGAATCTACTGCGGCAGTATCGGCTACATCAGTAGCTGTGGCCGTGCCGACACCAATATTGCGATCCGCACATTCAGTGCCAGCAATGGCCGTATGACCTGTGCAGCGGGCGGCGGTATTGTCGCAGACTCTGATCCGGCTGCCGAACATCGTGAATGCTTGGCCAAGGTACGCTTGCTACTGGATACTACCGAGCAATTTCTGTGCTAATCCACATCTGAGACTGGAATAAAATTGCCCATGGTGTCCAATTTTGTAGTCTCACTACAATTTTTGGTTATAAATTTATCCAGGATCGATATTTCAAAGTTATTAGACCTTCTGATAGATTCTTGGCCAGTAGCACCGATGTCGATGCTACAACCGGATCAAGGAATTTATTGTGAAGATCACAATGGTCAAAAAAGTACTCGCCGATGGCTCTCCCTGTGCCAAATGCCGCGACGTGCAGGAGAAGCTGGAGGGAAATGATCAGCTCAGATTTATCGACCAGACGCTGATAGCCGATGTCCGCGACTCGCAGAGTGCAGGCATGAAAATCGCTCAACAGCACCAGGTGGAACGCGCACCTTTTTTTGTAGTTGAGCAGGAAGGCCAGGAAGCGGAAATTTACACCGTTTACTTTAAGTTCGCCAAAGAAGTGTTACAGCCGATGATTCAGGTAGAGGCCTCCTAGCCTCTACCTTTCCCCACTTTAGCCCGTTGAATTAATACACTGGTAATTCCAGATCAGAAAAAAGTGCATCAACCTCTGCACGGGATGTAGCGTGGGCAGCCTGGTCAACCAGCTCGCGAGTTAGATGCGGGGCAAACTGCTGGATGAATTCGTACATGAAGCCACGCAGGAAAATGCCCTTACGGAAACCGATTTTCGTTACGCTGGATTCAAACAAGTCGCTGGCGTCCAGGGCAACCAGGTCCTCATCCTCACCATCCACCGCCATATCCGCTACGATACCAATCCCCAACCCCAGGCGCACATAGGTCTTGATCACATCCGCATCCGCGGCGGTAAACACAACCTTTGGTGACAGCCCCCTCTCTAGGAAGGCCTCATCCAGTTTTGAGCGGCCAGTAAAACCAAATACATAAGTCACAATCGGGTATTTCGCGACCTCTTCAAGATTCAGCTTACTGACTTGGCACAAGGGGTGATCTTTTGGCACCAGTACGCAACGGTTCCAGCGGTAAACTGGCATCATCACCAGGTCACTGAACAATTCCAGGGCTTCAGTGGCAATGGCAAAATCTGCGGTGCCATCCGCCGCCATTTCCGAAATCTGCATCGGAGTACCCTGGTGCATATGCAGAGACACATCGGGATAGCGGGAAATAAACAACTTTATGACCGGAGGCAATGCATAGCGAGCCTGGGTGTGAGTAGTGGCAACAGCAAGGCTACCTTTTTTATCGTTGCTGAATTCTTGTGCAACCTGCTTGATATTCTCGACTTTGCGCATAATTTCGCCAGCGGTCTTGAGAATCGCCTCACCTGCGGGGGTTACCCGCGTAAGATGTTTACCACTGCGAGCAAAGATTTCCACACCAAGCTCATCTTCAAGCAGACGGATCTG
This DNA window, taken from Microbulbifer sp. GL-2, encodes the following:
- the ppsA gene encoding phosphoenolpyruvate synthase, with the translated sequence MTNFTIDFAKLGMDDVDKVGGKNASLGEMISSLAGAGVSVPGGFATTAEAFLAFLAHEQLEQRIAERLKGLDVADVVELAKAGDEIRNWILQTPFPAQLEKEIRDGYDALGGGETAVAVRSSATAEDLPDASFAGQQETFLNIRGVDAVLQAVKEVFASLYNDRAIAYRVHTGYADVGVALSAGIQHMVRSETGAAGVMFTLDTESGFRDVIFITAAFGLGETVVQGAVNPDEFYLYKPAVDAGRPAILRRNRGSKAIKMVYDQSGECGRSVKTVEVAEEDRQRFALNDDELTSLAVQARKIEEHYGRPMDIEWAKDGDTGELFIVQARPETVRSRDQGTSIERYSLQERGEVLCEGRAIGQRIGAGRVRKLKSVEDMAAMQDGEVLVTDMTDPDWEPVLKKASAIVTNRGGRTCHAAIIARELGIPAVVGCGNATELLESGTPVTVSCAEGDTGFVMSGELDFQREETEVSEMPDLPFKIMLNVGNPDRAFAFSHLPNQGVGLARLEFILNRMIGIHPKALLELDSLPEDLQQNIRERIGGYASPEDFIVEKLVEGIATLAAAFAPNRVIVRLSDFKSNEYAHLVGGQLYEPSEENPMLGFRGAARYRSEDFRQCFALECRALKKVRDEMGLTNVEIMVPFVRTPEEAAEVVGLLADNGLRRGEGGLKVIMMCELPSNALLAEEFLQHFDGFSIGSNDLTQLTLGLDRDSGLVADLFDERNPAVKALLSRAIQACKKAGKYVGICGQGPSDHKDFARWLMDEGIDSVSLNPDTAVDTWLFLANEEA
- a CDS encoding pyruvate, water dikinase regulatory protein, which encodes MAKDKRTAFFISDGTGLTVEAIGHSLLAQFQDQQVEQVTLPYIDSTEKVQQALQRIGKVAKESGLQPIIITSIVSDQIRDQLHQSPALMLDVFENYLTPLANLFGCDPAQTVNVSHGIADNRRYSERIEAVHFAIDNDDGRRISEFEQADVILLGVSRSGKTPTCLYLALQFGLRAANYPITEEDMDSTTLPKILRPYRRKLFGLTIDPKRLMQIRQERRANSRYASKEQCEFEVRQVEQMLRRAQVPFLNATQLSVEELATRLMSQAGIERRID
- the pabB gene encoding aminodeoxychorismate synthase component I gives rise to the protein MQIVSLPYSLNSAAAFATVSDLPAPVWLDSGRPLSSGRFDIISADPLNSLELHADSHEPFSQLDDLICELCPQERDSQLPFCGGVIGYAGYELGVEGNYLPSDNRSTDLPAGFFGLYGWAYIADHQLGSSHLIFHPACPPRQVREVSKRFASVEWEKPLISGEFRLLAPFEHELSAEDYRARIERILEYIAAGDVYQANFTQRFCAPYEGDLLSAYLALRSRAAGPFSAYMELPQGSLLSMSPERFIRADGGSLRTEPIKGTAARVADPAADQRAAFTLQKSPKDRAENLMIVDLLRNDFSKLCRSGSVRVPDLFQLASFANVHHLVSVVTGEMPEDSAYSDLLAACFPGGSITGAPKRRSMEVIRELESSPRGIYCGSIGYISSCGRADTNIAIRTFSASNGRMTCAAGGGIVADSDPAAEHRECLAKVRLLLDTTEQFLC
- the cysB gene encoding HTH-type transcriptional regulator CysB: MKLQQLRYIWEVAHHDLNVSATAQSLYTSQPGISKQIRLLEDELGVEIFARSGKHLTRVTPAGEAILKTAGEIMRKVENIKQVAQEFSNDKKGSLAVATTHTQARYALPPVIKLFISRYPDVSLHMHQGTPMQISEMAADGTADFAIATEALELFSDLVMMPVYRWNRCVLVPKDHPLCQVSKLNLEEVAKYPIVTYVFGFTGRSKLDEAFLERGLSPKVVFTAADADVIKTYVRLGLGIGIVADMAVDGEDEDLVALDASDLFESSVTKIGFRKGIFLRGFMYEFIQQFAPHLTRELVDQAAHATSRAEVDALFSDLELPVY